The DNA region tatacacatatatacatatatatatatatatatacacatatatacatatatatatatatacatatatattaggGGTGGGACGATACAGGTACCTCACGATTCAATTCTGTGGCAATATGTGGTCCACGATATGATAATATCACGATTCGCGATATCTACGATATTGAATATATTGGAAAAATTTCATCAACGATATATCACGATATAtgtgactgaaaagaaaaagaaggaataaggaaataaggaaattttatgcatttattaatgccaacatttccaacattgtgcaaagaaatatgcatttgcataactcactgcctcctggtcttaaatgtaaacactgtACATCTAGACAGATAAAGTGCatgaacattacaaaacaacatgaacattaacaTGTGTAAACCATAATACTGAAACGTACTGAGCGCACCCTCCACTTTGGCTCTGGTATCTGCATTGAATGCAGGGATGACTTTGTCTGTAAAGTGCCGACGACTCGGTATCTCGTATCTCGGTTCCAGTGTTGTCAACATTCTGCAAAATCCATCATTCTCGACCACGCTGTAAGGGCGAAGGTCCTTGCAAATAAATTCGGCGATGGACTTAGTGATACTCTGTGCCCTCGGCGACCCAAAGGGGAGCTTTGCTTTGAACGCAGTAGTGATTGTCGGCTGACTTGGTTTACCCTCATTATCACCTGAGAGTAGTTCACCGTGATAGCGAACGAGGTGCATTTGCAGATTCGTAGTGTTGCAGttatattttatctttgcaAAGCAGTTCTTGCAGATTGCATAGTTTTTATCCAGTGCCTTTCCGTCGACTGTCTCGTAAAACCCGAAGTGTCTCCACACTTTAGAGTGGAAACTAGCGGGTGGGTCTTTGattagttttttattgttttccgcCATTCTTCtcgcttctctttttttctgcaattcTCTGTTGTTTAGTTAACTTGTGTTCTTCACCGGCCGCTGTTTGTGCC from Siniperca chuatsi isolate FFG_IHB_CAS linkage group LG13, ASM2008510v1, whole genome shotgun sequence includes:
- the LOC122887354 gene encoding E3 SUMO-protein ligase ZBED1-like, which codes for MAENNKKLIKDPPASFHSKVWRHFGFYETVDGKALDKNYAICKNCFAKIKYNCNTTNLQMHLVRYHGELLSGDNEGKPSQPTITTAFKAKLPFGSPRAQSITKSIAEFICKDLRPYSVVENDGFCRMLTTLEPRYEIPSRRHFTDKVIPAFNADTRAKVEGALRETTPLNPAEKPH